Part of the Vulgatibacter sp. genome is shown below.
ACGAGGCGCTCGGGCAGCGGATCGTCATGCGCTACCACCTGCCCGGCCTCTCGCGCGACGAGCTGCCGCAGTACCTCGCTCACCTGCTGCGGCTTGCCGGCTGCGAGTTGCCGCTCTTCGAGCCGGCGGCCATCGAGGCGATCTTCCAGGCGACCAACGGGCTGCCGCGGAAGGTGAACCTCCTCTGCCACCACGCGCTGATCGCGGCGACGTTCGCCAAGGAGCGGACCGTCACCATCGAGCACCTGCAGGGGGCGGTGGCGGAGGTGTCATGAACGGCGGGACGTGCGGGCTGTGGATGGGGCCGCGCGCGCTCGTCGCTGCGGTCGTCGGCAGCGACGGGCGCGTCCACACCGTGAAGGTGCCGCGCACCGACGACGCACGGGAGGGCCTTGTCGCCTGGCTCGTTGCCGGCGGTGTCGCCGACATGATCCTGCCGGATACGCTGCTCCGCGAGGACTCGATCGGTCGAGTCGCAATCGCGAGCGGCCTCACCGTCTGGACGGTTTCGCGCGCGCTCGTCGAGCCGCTGCGTCTCGCCGCGGGGATCTCCGCCGGGCGCTCTTCGGCAATTGCTGCGCTGCTGGCTCGGATGCAGCGGATTCCGAGCTATCGTGCGCAGCTCCGCCGGATGGTACCGCCCGATCCAGGCAGGCAACTCCGCCTGCTCTGATGATGCTCAGCCTGCCTCGGGGGCAGTCGCGCGGCCTATGCCGCCGGCGTGCCCCCGATTCCGTTCTCACTGCACGCCCCCAACATCGGGCGATTCACCGGAGCCTCGATTGTGAGAACTGCTCCATCCATGTCGGTGGGCTCGATCGAGAAATTGCCGATGGGAGAGCGCGGGAACCAACACCGCGGACGGGCCGCGATTGACACTTTGCGAGGCGCGCGCCCAAACTTTCGGCGGCCTCTAGGCTAGATGCCTTAGAGAATTGGGGAGGGGACATGACGTCATTTTTTTCACGCAGTACGACTGCAATGATTGCGCTTTGCGCTGCGTGTCATGGAGAAGGCACGACAGGAGACGAACAGCGAGACTGTACGCTGATTGCTTCCCACTCGGTTTCACTCGATGCGCCGACGGTCGCAGGTTTCTCTGCCAATGATGTACTGCTGTACGCCACTGCAGTAGCCGGAACCATCGAGTGGTCCGATGGAAGTTCAACGCGGCTCTCGATCGCACTTTCGCCTACGGGCCAGGCGAGTTGGCTTGAACGCGACTACGTTGGTCCGCGAGATTCAGAACTCGATGTCCTCTGCGCGGATGCACTACGAATCCCCGTTCGAGCAAGTCTTCGTACAGACGACGGAAATCTCAATGAGACCTTCGACACGCACCTCGTCGCGCGAAGCGATGATGGCGCAGTATGGTCTGCAACGGTTATGGCGCCGAGTTTCGGCGGAAATTTGCTTCGTTTTGTTCCTCCGCCCAGCCCCTCGTCGAAGTGGGAGTCCGTACAAATCTCGGGGTTTCATTCGCCTGCCCGGTCGAGCGGCGATATCAGCGGATCCTCATCCGCGGCAGACAGCTTGACCACCGCGCCTCTCGCGAAGTGGCAGATCGAGATCGATTAGTGGGTCCGGGGTCCGGGGGGAATTCAGGCCGCCGACGCCCCTAGTTCATTCTGCAAAAGAGATACATTCTCGCCATGCGAAAATACTGTATGCTGATCGCTGGGCTTCTCGTTGGACTGTCGACATCTGCTGCTGCGCAGACGCCTCCTCCTGAGGAGATGGAAGACGAGTACGGAAATTTCTGGGTGCGTATCGGCCCGTCTGAATTCGCTTCGGAGGAAAGCGCGGAAGATCCCGATGCCGATGCCGCGGGCGCGCCGGTCGACGAGAGAAGCGACGAAGAGCTGAGTGACGAAGAGCTTGCAAGCCTCCTGCGGCCATTCACAACAATTGAAGGCTGGGACTACGAGCTTCGAGAGCCGCCGTACGAGTGGGTGCAACGAATCCGTGCCGCCAACTACGAGGAGTGGACTGCTGAGGGGAGTCTCGGTGAGCTCGGCGGCAGCTACGAGGAGCCTGAGGAGGAAGGCGACAGTACGTTTGGCTCCGAGGGCTCGCCGACGTCAAGTGGCGTCGATTCGCTTGCTGCTTTTACGACGCTCGAGGGCGGCGGAGGCTCCACTTGCGGAATATTCAATGCTGACAATAGAACCGAGCGGCGTGACAATCTGAGTTATCCGCAGCGCACCGTCGTGGCTCTCTCGGGAAATGGACGTTGCACTGGCGTTTTGATCGGCCGCAATACGATCCTCACTGCGGCCCATTGTGTTTGGGACAAGAGTCGCGGCGTCTGGAAGAACGAGTTTTGGGCGCCGGCACCAGACGCTAAGACCGGGATCGAAAGCGGAGCCAATGGCTGGAATGACATGCGCTATCACAGCACTGACCCTCGTCCGCATATCCACGCAGGCGGCAGCAAGCCGCATCGAGGGCTCCCATGGGATCCCTCGACCGGCTCGCTGAGCGGCGCAGGGCTGGCGCAAAAGAAGTGCTGGAAGGTTACCGTGCCTCGCGGTTACAAGGATACCAGCCAAACGAAATGGGACTTCGCCGTCATCGATGTGCAATGCGGTCTCCGCCCGGGAGACGCACTCGGATGGATGTCTTGGGGCTTCAGTTCAAAGAGCTCGATTGAATCGAAGCACTACTGGGGCATTGGATTTCCTGCCAATATTGGTCATCACTGGCCGGTCGCGTGGGGGATGAAACACACCAACATGTGCCACGTTGGAGAACATCAAGTCCAGACGCACATGGACTTCTGTGCAGGCCAGAGCGGGACGCCCATCCATCACTGGACCAACGGAAAGCCGAAGGTTTTTGCAATTTGGACGCAATACGACAGCTGGAGCTTCAACTGCGGCACTCATAATCTCGGACGAAAGATCACGTCGACCGTGATCGAGTACGTCCGTGGAACGTCGCCAAGTGCAGTGCCTGGAACGTAAGCGCTGCCCTAGGCAGCCTGGCCGCCATTCTGTTGTTCCAGTGGCGATAGAACGCCTCCGCTAGGGCACCGCTTGCGCGGCGGAGGCGTTCATTATTCCCTCTGTCCCTCGGCGACCGATGTTGGGAACAACTCCTGCATCTCGAGATTGTGGGCCGAAGCCTGAATCCCCTCATTTGAGCCCCAGGACGTAGGCCATCGCCGGCTCCCCGCGGAGCAAATTGGCGTAGGCTTCAATGAGTCGAGCCAGGTCTTCGTCGCGATGTTCGAGATCGCTCCGTAGTAATACAAGCCCTGGCGGAGCGATGTATTGGTTCGCTTCTTCGCCGCATTGACCTTGAGCGTACGGTCCATTCCGATGCGTCACCGGTGGCCCCCAGCAGGCTGATGAGTGTGCTTGCGATAGCACTCAGCAGAAGCAGCCGATCGCGGCGCTCGGGATCACGTACATGGTTGAGCACGGCCCCATCCCGAAACGCAGGTCCTTGGTGTCGCGGAAGTTCTCCTGGATGGTGAACCGCTTGCCGTAGACTTTGACGATCGCACTCGCCGGGAGGTCGCTCCGGCTCGTCGCCTGGCACCAGGCGTCCTTCATCCCTTTCGCCTGCGTACAGACGACGGCTGCGACCGGCCGCTCATCGGTGGTGACGCCGGCTCCCTTCAGCGGTCGCGGGCGTCCGCTCTCCGACACCCAGTCGCCGGTGGGCCGCGCTTCCCCCTTGGCGTTCGTTAGGTCGATGCAGCTGCGGTAGCGGGTGGTACTCGAAGCCGAGCTGCTCGAGGAAGTCGTAGAGCTTGCTCTCGCCAAAGCCGCGATCGCGCCAGCACAGTCGCCTTGATGGCCACGTGAAGGGGATGTCGAGAGAATCGGAAGATCGCGGATGCGGAGAGCAGACGCTGCCTGATCACCGCTGGGAGGTCGAGGACCTGCGCGAGGCCGTGAACAAGATGCCGTCGTCCCCGTTCTCAACCGCGCTGGTGGAGCAGGGCGGGGGCGAAGCATCGCCCGCCGAAGCCCAGCCCAACGACACCGATTGCACCACGACCGAGCTTCCGCCGTTTGGTGCATCCTCGATGCAGCACGCTCGGACCAAAAAGAGAAAGGCCCGGACCCGCTCGAAAAACGAAGCGAATCCGGGCCTTTGCTTGGAGCGGGAAACGGGATTCGAACCCGCGACCCTCAGCTTGGGAATCCGTGAGCGCTGCTCCGGACAAGCCTGACCAACATTGAGTAGGGGGCCGCTTACAAGCTCGGAATTACTCGACAAAGTGCGTGGAGAGGTCGCCAAGGACGTCCGATCGCGTCCTTCGGCCCGACGCTCGTTTCGTGGCCGGTCCGTGCTCGGCCACGGCCCCGGACCGACCACAGTCGAGGAGTCCAGGAATGCAGGCGAAGATCAACCAGGTCCTCGTGGACCGGGCCCCCGTGCCGCCGCAGGGCAAGCAGCTCATGTACGCCGACCCCGAGCTACGGGGCTTCTACTTCATCCGCACGCCCACCAAGCGGTGCTTCTACGTCCAGTCGCAGGTGAACGGCCGCCAGGTCCGCGCGAAGATCGGCGAGGCCCCGGCGCTCGACGCCAAGGAGGCCCGCGCCCTCGCGGCCAAGACCCTCGTGTCCATGAGGTCCGGCACCAACCCCAACGTCGAGAGGCGGCAGGCCCGTGCCCGCGGCACCACGCTCCGCGAGGCGCTCGACCTCCACCTCAAGGCCCGCGCCCTGTCCGCCAGGACCGCCGAGGCCTACCGCTACTCCATCGAGCACTACCTGCCCGACTGGCTGGACCGCACGCTCGCCGAGCTCGGGCAGGACCGGCGCGGGGTGCGCGAGCGTCACGTCCGCCTGACCGCCGAGTGCGGCAGGACCACCGCCGACAACACGATGCGGGTGTTCCGCTCGGTCTACAACCGCGCCCTGCGGGAATACCCGGAGCTGCCGGCCAACCCTACCGCCAACGTCGACTTCCACGGCATGAGGCGGCGCAAGGTGGACGCCGACGGCGGCCTGCTCATCGAGTGGGGGCGGGCCGTCCTGGCCCTCGAGAACGACGTGCGCAGGGATCTCCACCTGTTCATGATCCTCACGGGCATGCGCAGGACCGCCGCCTGCGAGGCGAGGGTGGCCGACCTCCGGCAGGGAGCGCTCCACGTCCCGCGGCCGAAGGGCGGAGCCGCACGCGCCTTCGACCTTCCACTCTCGAGGGCACTGCAGGAACTCCTCGACCGCAGGGCCAAGGTCAGCAGGGCCCTCGGCAGCCCGTGGCTGTTCCCTGCGGACAGCGAGAGCGGCCACGTGGAGGAGGTGAAGGAGCGGGGGCTCAGGCGGCTGACCGGCCACGCCCTCCGGCACGCCTACGCGACCCTTGCCCTCGAGGCGGGCGTGCCGCTGGCCGAGCTCCGGTTCCTGCTGAACCACTCGGGCGGACCGGTGACGTTCGGATACCTGCACCCGAGCCTCGAGCACCTCCGTGGGCACCAGGAGACGGCCACGGCGCGCATCCTCGATGCCCTCGGACTCGACTGGCAGGAGGGCTCCTGGCCGCCGAGGGTCAAGGAGTAGGGATCAGGGCAGGTCCCACGGCTCCTCGACGACGAGGGTCTGGACGCGCGGCTCGAGGCGGGGCACATCCTCACGCTCACCCACGAGGATGTCGTACGTGAACTCGAGGGTGCTGCCTCGGACGACGACCGCCTTTGCGTAGACCGCGAACATCGTGGGGTCGTGCCCTATCCACATCGGGTTGCAGTGACGCCCCTGCTGGACACGCACGGGATAGCTCTTTGGCGAGCGCTTGAAGTCCAGTCGCCCTGCGAGCGAGGCCATCGTGTCGACGTACCTCTGGGTCAAGTAGTCCTCGATCCAGCTCGTTGAGCGGCGGGGCGGAATGATCGAGACGAGGCGCCGCTGCTTCTTGTGGTAGCTCTCCTCGTACAGCACCCAAGCCGGTCCATGCCGCTTCCTCATGGTCCCCCTCCTCTGCGCAGAGGCCAGGGGATCATACCCTGCAGGGACGGCATTCGCCCTCACGGCACCGAGGACACGCCGTGGCCGAGTTCAGGAACGGGCCTGGGCGCCTCCCGGTCGGCCCGTATCCCGTCCGGAGGCCTCGGCCCAGGTGCAGACCAGGGCCCCGGTCTCCGTGCGTGTCCTGGGCCGACCTGGGAGTCTGCCGGAACGTTGGTTCGAATTTTGAGCCGCCTGGCATAGAGTTCGAAAAGTTGCATCGCTATGGCGAACCCGCGCATGCCGAGCGGGACCTCGCACCTTCGTCCCGACGCACAGGGAGCGGCACCGCAGCCCGAACGAGATGACCCGCCGAGCGGCAGGGGTCTCGGGCAGCGGTGACCCCTGCCCAACGGGACGTGCCAGATGCAGATCAAGAACCCCCTCGGCCTGCGTGACGACGAGCTCCTCCTCACGACCGAGCAGGTCGCCGAGCTCCTTCAGCTCGCGGTCGGAACCCTCCACACCTACCGCTGCCGCGGGACCCGCGGGCCGCGCTTCCTCAAGGTGGGCGGCCGGGTGCGTTACCGCCTGTCGGACATCAAGGAGTACGTCGCCAGCGGTGGCGTCTCCCAGATCGGCGGTGGCCGGTGAGCCTGCCGCCGGAAAAGGAGAAGGCCCCGGCGTGTGTCCAGCACGCCGAGGCCCAGTCGACCGACTGTCCCCCGACCCAGGGAAACGACCGCAATCGTAGCGCGCCGGGCGCGACCCGCGAGCCATCGCTCCTGCGGACCAACCTGGAGCGCTACCTGGGAACGGGACTGCCGCTGATTCCCCTGGAGGTCAGGGGCAAGCTGCCGGTCGGGAGGGGCTGGCAGAGGGCCGAGACCCACCCCGCGCCGGAAGAGGTGATCGAGCGCGCCCTGGCGAGCGGCTCGAACGTCGGCGTGCTGCTGCCGCCCACCGTGGTCGTTGTGGACGTTGATCCGCGGAACGGCGGCGCCGTGGGCCTCTTCGACCTCGACATCGAGACGGGCCTCGACCTGTCGAAGGCGCCGCACGTCCTCACGGGCGGCGGAGGGGACCACTACTACTTCCGCAAGCCCGCGGACCTCGAGATCCTCGACTCGCTGAAGCGGTTCCCCGGCGTCGAGTTCAAGTCCATCGGCCGGCAGGTCGTGGCGGCGGGCTGCATCCACCCCTCGGGCGCCAACTACCGCTGGGCCGACGGCTCGCCCGGCCTCGACGCCATGCCCGAGCTGCCTGAGCGCCTGGCGGAGCTGATCCGCCGCCCCGCGAACGGCGGCTACAGGGAGGGCTCGGAGGCGGGCATCTGGACGCCCGAACAGCTCGCGGCAGCGCTGTCCCGCCTGCCCGCGGAGGACTACGGCAACGACCCCGGCGAGGAGAGCAGGCACGAGGCCTGGCTCAAGGTCCCGATGGGCTCGCACCACGCGACCGGCGGCCTCGGCCGCGAGGAGTTCCTGGACTGGTGCTGCTCCGACGCCAGGTACGCCGACCGCCGCGACAAAAACGGCTACCGCTGGGACAGCCTGCACCTCGACCGCCCCCGTGGGCGCCCGGCGACCTACAAGGCCGTCATGCAGGAGGTCCTGAAGTACGACCCGACGTTCGACTTCCGCGACGAGCCCGAGGACGACTTCGGCGAGGTGGAGAGCCAGGGCAAGCGCCCCGAGATGCCCGAGGCCGTCGCCCGCCTGAACGAGGACCACTTCACCGTCCTGCACGCGGGGAAGTACCTGGCGGCCCGCGAAGTCCGGAACGAGCTCGGCCACCTGGTGGTCGAGTGGTTCGCGCCCGATGCCCTCAGGCGGCACTACGACTTCCCGCAGGTGGAGCACAACGGGAAGATGAAGGGCCCCGGCGAGCTCTGGCTCGGCCACGCGAAGCGCCGGAGGTACGAGCGCGTGGTCTTCAACCCGAGCACCGTGACGCCCGCCCCGCCGGAGCATTACAACCTCTGGAAGGGCTGGGCCGTCGAGCCGAGGGCAGGAGGCGACTGGTCGCTCATGAGGCGGCTCCTGCGGGACGTGCTCTGCGCCGGCGACGAGGCCTCGTTCCGGTACGTGCTGCGGTGGTCGGCCTTCATGGTCCAGCGCCCCGAGGTGCCGGCGGAGGTCGCCGTCGTCTTCCGCGGCGGGAAGGGCATCGGCAAGGGAACCTTCTGCCGCCAGCTGGTCGAGTTCGCCGGGCAGCATGGCAGGCAGATCGCCAACCCCGAGCACCTGGTGGGCCGGTTCAATGCGCACCTGCGGGACTGCATCTGCCTGTTCGTCGACGAGGGCTTCTGGGCCGGCGACAAGAAGGTCGAGGGCGTGCTGAAGAACCTGGTCACCGAGCGGACGCTCACGTTCGAGCAGAAGGGCGAGCCGCTCGTCACGGGCCTGAACCTCCTGCACATCGTCATGGCCAGCAACGAGGAGTGGGTCGTGCCCGCCTCGGAGGACGAGCGGCGCTTCGCCGTGCTGGATGCCTCGGCCGAGGCCCACGCGGCCCTGCCGCCGGGCTTCTTCCGGGACCTCGACGCCCAGATGCTCGACGGCGGCAAGGAGGCCATGCTCCACGAGCTCCGCACGATGGACCTGGGCGACTGGCACCCCAGGCAGGGCGTGCCGCAGACGCGGGCGCTCGCCGAGCAGAAGCTCCAGAGCCTCTCGCGGGACCCGCTCAAGGCCTGGTGGTACGGCCTGCTCGACCGCGGCACGCTGCCCGGGCACAACGCCCTCGACGACTGGCGGGCCGGCCCGGTCTACGTGATCCCCGAGGGCAAGGACGCGCTGCTCGACGACCTGAACGCCTCGCACCGGCGGGCCGCGTACAGCAAGCGGGGCGTCGCGCAGTTCCTGGCGCTCGTGGGCGCCCGGACGGACCCCACGGCGAAGGACAGGCGGGGCAACCGCGCCTGGATCCTGCCCCGCCTCGACGAGGCGCGCTCCGCCTTCGCCGAGTGGGCGCGCTGCGAGGTGGAGTGGGACGACTGAGGGGAGTGGCCCTGGTCAGTTCGGTCGCTACCGGCCAGGGCTGCGACAGAGCGAAAGGCGTTGATTTTCTTGGCCTTTGTCGCAAGTTCGGTCGCTTGTCACTTGCCTGGTCGAGTCGCCGTACGAAAACCTAAAAACAAAATAGTAAATCGCCAAATGCCCTCCCCTCATCGGCGGAGGGCATTTTCATTTATCGTTTAGCTGCTACTCGGCTTGCTGACCTACTAAGTGACAGAAGTGACCAGGCGACAAAAGACCAAGAAAAACAAGCTCTTTTGGCCTGTCGCTTCCCGGTCGCTTCTGTCACTTCGGCCCATTCCGAACCTCACCCTGGCCGACCGAGTCGCCCCGTGGCCGAGTCGATGGGCCGGACCGCCTGTGTGCCCGACGGAGCCGAAACGCGCCCGACGTCGCGCCCTGTCCTCCTCGCGCGCGAGCCGTCCGGGCCTTCAGTAGCGCTCCCCGATTACGATCCTCGCGACCAGGAAGCACGGGGCGCAGAAGGGGAGCGGCTCGTCGGTCTCCCGCCCGTGCAGCCACTTCCATCCGAAGGGCAGCTCGTCCGGCCCGGAGGTGTAGATCGGCCCGATCCCGCAGGTGCCACAGGTCCATGCCTTCATCCCCGCGAGCGTATCGGCGGCGAACCGCGAGTCAACCGGGCAGGCCGTCTGATCCTCCATCAGAGGGCCGCATCCCCGTAACGCCATGGAAGCACTGGCGTTCTTCGTGCTGGTCCCGCGGCAACATCGGATCCGAAGCACGCCCGGGAAACCATCCGGGCACGGAGGAGCCGATGGGCAAGCCGCTGAAGTTCACCGCCAAGGCGCGCGAGGCGTTCCTGGCCGAGCTGGCCGAGAGCGCCAGCCCGCGTCTCGCCGCCGCCAGGGCAGGCATCGAGCGCCGTACCGCCTACAGGCACCGCGAGGACGACCCCGAGTTCGCCGCCGCCTGGGACAGGGCATTGGACCTGGGCCTGGACCAGCTCCTCGAGGAGGCGTTCCGGCGGTCGGTCCAGGGCGTCGAGGAGCCGGTCGTGCACCAGGGCCAGATCTCCCAGGACGTCGACGGCAACCCGGTCACGGTCCGGCGCTACTCGGACCGCCTGCTCGAGGTCCTACTGAAGTGGCGCTACCCGGAGAAGATGGCGGACCGCCTGAAGGCCGAGGTGGACGTCTCCGGCACGCTCGGCGAGGGCGTCGACGTGAACCGGCTCTCCCGGGAGGAGAGGACGGCGCTCAAGGAGCTCCTGCTCCGGGCCAAGGCCGGGGGCACGCCGTGAGCCGGCGGCAGCCGCAGGAGGCGTCGCACGGCCTCGGCCTGCTGGAGCGCATCGAGCTGGCAGAGGCCGCCGAGGAGTCCTGGGGAGGCGGCTTCCGCGCCCTGGCCGTGGGCTCCGGCCCGATGGCCCTGGTGACCCCGGAGGTCGCCGACGAGGAGACCTGGCACCGCCTCGCCGCGGACCAGCAGGATCGGTACGCCGGGAGCGGCGGCGCGGGCAGGACCGCGGGCGAGACCCTCGAGCAGTACGGCGAGGCCCTCTCGCGGGCCGCCGAGCCCGTCAGGCGGGTGCTGCGCGGCGAGGTGTTCCGTGGCTGACCTGGGCATCGGCGACCTCATCGTGCGGATGTACCGAGAGGACCCGACGACGTGCCTTGAGCAGTACGTCCAGGCCGTCCGCGAGAACATCCCGGGCGCGAAGGGATCGCTGCAGTCCGTCCGCATGATGCTCAACACCCTCCGCAACAAGGGCAGGCTGCCGCGGATCGAGCGTCCTGCCCGCGCCTCGCCCAGAGACAGGCGGCGCGGTGAGCGGGAAGCGCGCGCCCCGTGGCCGCTCGACGGCGGGCGCCGCCGCGAGGTCCAGCGCGGTCCCAAGGGCGTCGTCGTCGGCATCGCCGGCTGGGTCCGCTGCCTGGGCGAGTGCGAGGACTGGCACTTCTCGGAGCACGTCCGTCGGGTGCGCTTCTGCCCCGACTGCCGGCCGTTCACGCCCGAGGAGTAGGCCCACCGATGCGGGAACGGCGGGCCGGGGCGGCGTAACCACCTGGAACGGCTGCGCCTCTGGGCCGCGACCGCCGTGGCCGAGCACGCCCGGGATAGCGAGGCCTGTCCGCGCTGGCTCGCGCGGCCAGCGGTGCGGCGCACGATTCTGGTCAGACGGCGGGCTCCGGGTGGAGTCGCTACCAGGGCGCGGAGGGTTCCGCGTCGGTCTTCGTTCGGCCGGGCCTCCCGTCTACCCCACCCACGGGAAGGACGCCCGCCATGAAGATCAAGCTCGAACCCAGCCTCAAGATGCTCCAGCCCGCCGAGGTCCGCGAGCTGGCCATGAGCGCCCACGCGAACCTCGAGCGCTGCTCGAAGGTCCTGGAGCGCCTCCGCAAGGACGAGGAGGCCCAGCGCGCACGCATCGCGTCCTTCTGGAAGGAGCGCCGCTCGCGCTCGCAGGACGCCGTCCGCCTCGAGCGCGAGGAGCTCGCCGAGGCCCTCTGGAAGATCCGCGAGAACGCGAAGGCGGAGCTCGACGGCCTCGTCGCCCGCGCCGGGGAGCTGACGCGGCAGGCGGAGGCGCAGGCGCCGTTCTACGAGTCGCCCCTCCAGCTCCTCGACCGTGCGGCACTCGGCGAATCCCGGCGCTCCGAGTACATGCTCCAGCTCCGTGACGTCGGGCCCCTCGCCCTCGGCCGGTACGGCCAGGTGGCCGTGGGCACGGCGACCGTCGCCCTGGGCGCCGCCGTGGCGGCCTGCGTGGACCGCCTCCCGGCGGCGGACCGGCCCTTCACCTCCGGCGACCTGGCCCGCGCCCTCCTCGGCGAGGCCTGGGAGGAGATCGACGAGGCGATCCGGGTGACCCGCCACCGCGGCCAGGCGGTCATCAACGCCGTCCGGACGTTCCGCGTCATGAAGGGCGGCGCGCTCAGCCGCAACCTGGCGGACGCCCTCAACCGGCTCTCGGAGGACCCGAAGCTCGTCGAGCGGATCCTCGACGGCGGGGACGAGGAGCAGGCCAAGTGAACCAGCGGTCCTACCGCCAGGCAATGGACCTGGCCTCCGCGGTGATCTCGGAGGCCAGGACCCTCAACGTCGAGCTCGACCTCCGGTACGCCTACGCCAGCCTGCGGAGGAAGGCACTAGCCGAAGGGGTCTCCCGCCAGAGCCACTGCTACGGATGGGCAGAGCAGGCGCTGCGGCGTGCCGTCCTCTCGGGTTCGTGGCGCACCGCCTGAGGGAGCAAGAGACACGGGACACCAGACTCCCCATCGGCGGGCCGGACCGCGTCAACGCCCTGGAAGGACTGCCGTTCCTGGGCCTTGTCGATCCCCGGGACACGGCGTGGAAGTTAGAACTACGCGCCCCGCGTAGTTCGTGCAGCGCCCGGTGGTCGGAAGCGGCGGGCGGAACCCCAGGGGAAATACCGCGTGCCCCCGGGCTCCCGCGGTCTGCAAACCCCGACATGATGCTCCTCAGTTCGACACCAACCCCGCTAACCCCGCGTGAACTGAGCAGAAAGAGCGATGCCCAGCAAGAAGAAGAGCAAGAACTCCCGGCAGCAGGTCGAGCACGACGCAGCCGAATCCTTCCTGGCGGCAGCGGTCGTCGAGGAGGCGCCCGCCGTCGAGACGGAAGTGCTGACCGATGCCGCCGAGCCGGCGGAAGACTTGACGGAGGCGGCCATGGAGCAGCCCACGCCAGAGAAGAAGGTCAAAGCCAAGAGCGCGAAGGCGCAGAAGGAGCCCAAGCCCAAGGGAATCGGGGTCGGGGCGAGGGCCAAGGAACTCATCCTCGCGAGGCCCGAGCTCTCATTCCAGCAGATCGCCGACCTAGTGCGGGAGGAACTGCCGGCGGCGAAGATCACCGCCAACAGCGCCCGTTGGTACGCGATGGACATGCGCAAGAAGGGAATCGAGGTCCCCGACCGCGCAAGCCCGGCACTCGGCCCTAGGACTTCCTATCGCACCTGACGACGTGGTGCTGGCTTGAGTACCCAGCACACGTTTGCTACGGTGTCGAACGCTCGTACATCGTGATACGCATCTCCACTGCAGACCAGAAGGAGGGAGCT
Proteins encoded:
- a CDS encoding bifunctional DNA primase/polymerase; amino-acid sequence: MSLPPEKEKAPACVQHAEAQSTDCPPTQGNDRNRSAPGATREPSLLRTNLERYLGTGLPLIPLEVRGKLPVGRGWQRAETHPAPEEVIERALASGSNVGVLLPPTVVVVDVDPRNGGAVGLFDLDIETGLDLSKAPHVLTGGGGDHYYFRKPADLEILDSLKRFPGVEFKSIGRQVVAAGCIHPSGANYRWADGSPGLDAMPELPERLAELIRRPANGGYREGSEAGIWTPEQLAAALSRLPAEDYGNDPGEESRHEAWLKVPMGSHHATGGLGREEFLDWCCSDARYADRRDKNGYRWDSLHLDRPRGRPATYKAVMQEVLKYDPTFDFRDEPEDDFGEVESQGKRPEMPEAVARLNEDHFTVLHAGKYLAAREVRNELGHLVVEWFAPDALRRHYDFPQVEHNGKMKGPGELWLGHAKRRRYERVVFNPSTVTPAPPEHYNLWKGWAVEPRAGGDWSLMRRLLRDVLCAGDEASFRYVLRWSAFMVQRPEVPAEVAVVFRGGKGIGKGTFCRQLVEFAGQHGRQIANPEHLVGRFNAHLRDCICLFVDEGFWAGDKKVEGVLKNLVTERTLTFEQKGEPLVTGLNLLHIVMASNEEWVVPASEDERRFAVLDASAEAHAALPPGFFRDLDAQMLDGGKEAMLHELRTMDLGDWHPRQGVPQTRALAEQKLQSLSRDPLKAWWYGLLDRGTLPGHNALDDWRAGPVYVIPEGKDALLDDLNASHRRAAYSKRGVAQFLALVGARTDPTAKDRRGNRAWILPRLDEARSAFAEWARCEVEWDD
- a CDS encoding helix-turn-helix transcriptional regulator, translated to MQIKNPLGLRDDELLLTTEQVAELLQLAVGTLHTYRCRGTRGPRFLKVGGRVRYRLSDIKEYVASGGVSQIGGGR
- a CDS encoding tyrosine-type recombinase/integrase, translated to MQAKINQVLVDRAPVPPQGKQLMYADPELRGFYFIRTPTKRCFYVQSQVNGRQVRAKIGEAPALDAKEARALAAKTLVSMRSGTNPNVERRQARARGTTLREALDLHLKARALSARTAEAYRYSIEHYLPDWLDRTLAELGQDRRGVRERHVRLTAECGRTTADNTMRVFRSVYNRALREYPELPANPTANVDFHGMRRRKVDADGGLLIEWGRAVLALENDVRRDLHLFMILTGMRRTAACEARVADLRQGALHVPRPKGGAARAFDLPLSRALQELLDRRAKVSRALGSPWLFPADSESGHVEEVKERGLRRLTGHALRHAYATLALEAGVPLAELRFLLNHSGGPVTFGYLHPSLEHLRGHQETATARILDALGLDWQEGSWPPRVKE
- a CDS encoding trypsin-like serine peptidase, translated to MRKYCMLIAGLLVGLSTSAAAQTPPPEEMEDEYGNFWVRIGPSEFASEESAEDPDADAAGAPVDERSDEELSDEELASLLRPFTTIEGWDYELREPPYEWVQRIRAANYEEWTAEGSLGELGGSYEEPEEEGDSTFGSEGSPTSSGVDSLAAFTTLEGGGGSTCGIFNADNRTERRDNLSYPQRTVVALSGNGRCTGVLIGRNTILTAAHCVWDKSRGVWKNEFWAPAPDAKTGIESGANGWNDMRYHSTDPRPHIHAGGSKPHRGLPWDPSTGSLSGAGLAQKKCWKVTVPRGYKDTSQTKWDFAVIDVQCGLRPGDALGWMSWGFSSKSSIESKHYWGIGFPANIGHHWPVAWGMKHTNMCHVGEHQVQTHMDFCAGQSGTPIHHWTNGKPKVFAIWTQYDSWSFNCGTHNLGRKITSTVIEYVRGTSPSAVPGT